A window from Streptomyces sp. NBC_00335 encodes these proteins:
- a CDS encoding methyltransferase, with protein sequence MTTTLPDHATRPAGPPLRGETMLPDDTARLRAAVAFVREHDTTTVLSLLLPGLHGPELESLAPHCRFAHAGLLLFPTDPQDLRRRLADCGLAVDTPSQPSVVVRERLARRHRRDLAELDVRILRPRVQGPAGEHRAVEVFALTVPAHSGLEAIAAYERARGHEAHLALELEHPDPLVLRGLCAVLARHGARPDGGGYNPHEDGTVLYFTTPATGECGYRRLELYTPGDHRDALADHLRADPRERPDPDRPAETLLRLLTGAWTTQALGAFARLGLPDAMDPYEATGTRELARRTATRPENLATLLRYLTMLGVVAGDTTDTGAEAAGEEESFRLTRLGALLRADSPDTMRPLALMYAGPFYRSFAELDHTVRTGQPAFDHLFGENHFDHFARDPELADLFDRSMAASSRMFRPLPAHPVITAAAQASTPRTVVDVAGGNGELLGRILTAHPGLRGTLLERPHAVEAARRSLDAAGCGARCDYRSGDFADVPHGGDVYVLSRILHDWDDDQCREILRHCARAMPAHADLLIIERLLPADGSPSLATAWDLHMMCNVGGRERRGEHYARLLADAGLELLDHTPLPLEAYVLHARKAP encoded by the coding sequence ATGACGACGACCCTCCCCGACCACGCGACGCGCCCCGCCGGACCGCCGCTTCGGGGCGAAACGATGCTTCCCGACGACACGGCCCGCCTGCGCGCGGCCGTCGCCTTCGTGCGGGAGCACGACACCACCACCGTGCTGTCCCTCCTGCTGCCCGGTCTGCACGGCCCGGAACTGGAGTCCCTGGCCCCGCACTGCCGCTTCGCCCACGCCGGCCTGCTGCTCTTCCCCACCGACCCGCAGGACCTGCGCCGCCGACTCGCCGACTGCGGGCTCGCCGTCGACACCCCGTCCCAGCCCAGCGTCGTCGTGCGCGAACGGCTGGCCCGGCGCCACCGCCGGGACCTGGCCGAGCTCGACGTCCGCATCCTGCGTCCCCGCGTCCAGGGCCCGGCCGGAGAGCACCGCGCGGTCGAGGTGTTCGCCCTCACGGTGCCCGCGCACTCGGGCCTGGAAGCGATCGCCGCGTACGAACGCGCCCGGGGTCACGAGGCCCACCTGGCCCTCGAACTGGAGCACCCGGACCCCCTGGTGCTGCGCGGCCTGTGCGCGGTGCTCGCCCGACACGGCGCACGCCCCGACGGCGGCGGGTACAACCCGCACGAGGACGGCACGGTCCTGTACTTCACCACCCCCGCGACCGGAGAGTGCGGCTACCGCCGCCTGGAGCTCTACACGCCCGGCGACCACCGGGACGCCCTCGCCGACCACCTCCGCGCTGACCCCCGGGAGCGCCCGGACCCGGACCGGCCCGCCGAGACGCTCCTGCGCCTGCTCACCGGTGCATGGACCACCCAGGCGCTCGGCGCGTTCGCACGGCTGGGCCTGCCCGACGCCATGGACCCGTACGAGGCCACCGGCACCCGGGAGCTCGCCCGGCGTACCGCCACCCGACCCGAGAACCTGGCCACGCTCCTGCGCTACCTCACGATGCTCGGCGTCGTGGCCGGGGACACCACGGACACCGGAGCCGAGGCCGCCGGGGAAGAGGAAAGCTTCCGTCTCACGCGGCTCGGAGCCCTGCTCCGCGCGGACTCACCGGACACGATGCGGCCGCTGGCCCTCATGTACGCGGGCCCCTTCTACCGGTCCTTCGCCGAACTCGACCACACCGTACGGACCGGACAGCCCGCCTTCGACCACCTCTTCGGCGAGAACCACTTCGACCACTTCGCGCGCGATCCCGAACTCGCCGACCTCTTCGACCGTTCCATGGCCGCCAGTTCGCGCATGTTCCGACCGCTGCCCGCCCACCCCGTGATCACCGCCGCGGCCCAGGCGTCCACCCCGCGCACCGTCGTCGACGTCGCCGGCGGCAACGGCGAACTCCTCGGACGCATCCTGACCGCACACCCGGGGCTGCGGGGCACGCTCCTGGAGCGCCCGCACGCCGTCGAGGCGGCCCGCCGCTCGCTCGACGCCGCGGGCTGCGGCGCCCGCTGCGACTACCGCAGCGGCGACTTCGCGGACGTACCGCACGGCGGCGACGTGTACGTCCTCTCCCGCATCCTGCACGACTGGGACGACGACCAGTGCCGGGAGATCCTGCGCCACTGCGCCCGCGCCATGCCCGCCCACGCCGACCTGCTGATCATCGAGCGGCTGCTGCCCGCCGACGGTTCCCCCTCGCTGGCCACGGCCTGGGACCTCCACATGATGTGCAACGTCGGCGGTCGCGAACGCCGCGGCGAGCACTACGCCCGCCTGCTCGCCGACGCCGGACTGGAGCTGCTCGACCACACCCCCCTCCCCCTGGAGGCGTACGTCCTGCACGCGCGCAAGGCCCCGTAG
- a CDS encoding 4-hydroxybenzoate 3-monooxygenase, protein MTESQNLPGLRASADVLVLGAGPAGLVLANLLLAAGIDCVVLERADRLHVQTRARAGFLAPNTVRILDRHGLADGLHRHGRTHGVCEFRTGDGSFRLDYGSLGRAEQHTVYPQQNLVTDLLTHYLDAGGRIHFATEALAVHDADGPRPYVTAREPDGRPARWDARYVAGCDGRHGASRRSLPPDAVRHHHDLGVSWLGLLAEAPPSIDAVGYAVHDRGFAGHMARSPQVTRYYLQCRRGAPADAWSEERIWDELDLRMRAAEHGPLRRGPIIERGVVDLACDVVEPLRHGSLLLAGDAASLTAPAAAKGANLAVLEAEILAGALAETLATGDGTALDRYSAQSLARIWRAQEFTQWMTGLLHTIPAPDQSGGSFFQASLRRARLDSLRTSRTHQDWFAENYVGM, encoded by the coding sequence ATGACAGAAAGTCAGAATCTTCCAGGATTACGGGCATCGGCCGATGTGCTCGTGCTCGGCGCCGGCCCCGCCGGCTTGGTGCTCGCCAACCTCCTGCTCGCCGCCGGGATCGACTGCGTCGTTCTCGAGCGCGCCGACCGCTTACACGTCCAGACCCGGGCCCGGGCCGGCTTCCTCGCTCCGAACACCGTACGGATCCTGGACCGCCACGGCCTCGCCGACGGCTTGCACCGGCACGGACGCACCCACGGTGTGTGCGAGTTCCGTACCGGGGACGGCAGCTTCCGCCTCGACTACGGCTCCCTGGGACGGGCCGAGCAGCACACCGTCTATCCGCAGCAGAACCTGGTCACGGACCTCCTGACGCACTACCTCGACGCCGGTGGCAGGATCCACTTCGCGACCGAGGCGCTGGCGGTCCACGACGCCGACGGCCCCCGGCCGTACGTCACCGCCCGGGAGCCGGACGGCCGCCCCGCCCGATGGGACGCCCGGTACGTCGCCGGCTGCGACGGCCGCCACGGAGCGTCCCGCCGCTCGCTGCCGCCCGACGCGGTCCGCCACCACCACGACCTGGGCGTGAGCTGGCTCGGTCTGCTCGCCGAAGCTCCGCCGAGCATCGACGCCGTCGGGTACGCCGTCCACGACCGCGGCTTCGCCGGCCACATGGCGCGCAGCCCGCAGGTCACGCGGTACTACCTCCAGTGCCGGCGCGGCGCCCCGGCCGACGCCTGGTCCGAGGAGCGGATCTGGGACGAACTCGACCTGCGGATGCGCGCTGCGGAGCACGGTCCGCTGCGCAGGGGGCCGATCATCGAGCGCGGCGTCGTCGACCTCGCGTGCGACGTGGTCGAACCGCTGCGGCACGGCTCGCTCCTGCTCGCCGGAGACGCCGCGAGCCTGACCGCGCCGGCCGCCGCGAAGGGCGCGAACCTCGCCGTACTGGAGGCGGAGATCCTGGCCGGAGCGCTCGCCGAGACCCTCGCCACGGGAGACGGCACGGCCCTCGACCGCTACTCGGCGCAATCCCTGGCGCGCATCTGGCGCGCGCAGGAGTTCACCCAGTGGATGACGGGGCTGCTGCACACGATCCCGGCCCCGGACCAGTCAGGCGGATCGTTCTTCCAGGCTTCCCTGCGGCGCGCCCGCCTCGACTCCCTGCGCACCTCCCGCACCCACCAGGACTGGTTCGCCGAGAACTACGTCGGCATGTGA
- a CDS encoding transglycosylase family protein, producing MSSYPKDRRRRSRFGQLLVLVMVLAVPLLDASGAHAAAVHSKQGPDWDAIARCESGGNWRANTGNGHYGGLQFTQSSWKAAGGRKYAPRADLATKAEQIAVARRLAKIQGMGAWTCARRR from the coding sequence ATGTCGAGCTATCCGAAGGACCGGCGAAGGCGGAGCAGGTTCGGTCAACTGCTCGTCCTGGTCATGGTGTTGGCAGTTCCGCTCTTGGATGCTTCCGGGGCTCACGCCGCCGCGGTGCACTCCAAACAGGGCCCCGACTGGGATGCCATCGCCCGGTGTGAATCCGGAGGCAACTGGCGTGCGAACACAGGCAACGGCCACTACGGCGGATTGCAGTTCACCCAGTCGAGCTGGAAGGCGGCGGGAGGCCGCAAGTACGCACCACGCGCTGACCTCGCCACGAAGGCGGAGCAGATCGCGGTGGCGAGGAGGCTCGCCAAGATCCAGGGAATGGGGGCCTGGACCTGCGCACGACGCCGCTGA
- a CDS encoding polysaccharide deacetylase family protein, giving the protein MGITRSSASRLRAGSVVAAAAALVLSAAAGASAFAAPSGPAAPADGSAGRSAAGPASAVSAYGPAQVPLGISRLAQGPGHDIAITIDDGPDPRWTPQVLQVLRENHVKATFCMIGTRAQQYPDLVRAVAAEGHSLCDHSVDHDVTMDHKPVAYQRQQIIDGKSMIEQAAPGVAVRYYRAPGGAFTPDSRAIAAASGMRPLGWSVDPKDWSRPGLPAIVATVEGSLPAQPTVLFHDGGGDRSETVAALKEYLPWLTARGYTFTFPKLATP; this is encoded by the coding sequence ATGGGCATCACCCGCAGTTCCGCAAGCCGTCTTCGTGCGGGATCCGTCGTCGCGGCTGCCGCCGCCCTCGTCCTGTCGGCGGCCGCCGGCGCATCCGCCTTCGCCGCCCCGAGCGGCCCGGCCGCCCCGGCCGACGGATCGGCCGGGCGGTCCGCGGCGGGCCCCGCGTCAGCCGTGAGCGCCTACGGCCCGGCTCAGGTGCCGCTGGGGATCTCCCGGCTGGCGCAGGGCCCCGGTCACGACATCGCCATCACCATCGACGACGGTCCGGATCCGCGCTGGACGCCCCAGGTCCTCCAGGTGCTGCGGGAGAACCACGTCAAGGCCACCTTCTGCATGATCGGAACCCGCGCGCAGCAGTACCCGGACCTGGTGCGGGCGGTCGCCGCCGAGGGGCACAGTCTCTGTGACCACTCGGTCGACCACGACGTGACCATGGACCACAAGCCCGTCGCGTACCAGCGGCAGCAGATCATCGATGGCAAGTCCATGATCGAGCAGGCGGCGCCGGGGGTCGCCGTCCGCTACTACCGCGCTCCCGGGGGCGCCTTCACCCCGGACAGCCGTGCGATAGCCGCCGCGAGCGGGATGCGGCCGCTGGGCTGGAGCGTGGACCCCAAGGACTGGAGCAGGCCGGGCCTGCCGGCGATCGTCGCCACCGTGGAGGGAAGCCTGCCCGCGCAGCCGACGGTCCTCTTCCACGACGGGGGCGGAGACCGCAGCGAGACGGTCGCGGCGCTCAAGGAATACCTGCCGTGGCTCACGGCGCGGGGCTACACCTTCACCTTTCCGAAGCTCGCCACCCCGTAG
- a CDS encoding CAP domain-containing protein gives MKKHRKKTHQRKIAVAVGVLALVAVPTTAMACLDPQATGPMRPVAAEQQGGPWDADSHGDLHGDSYGDPYGDPGAQQPVEVPVQPGGPAEIVEQPAVQPPVVQPPAEPAGTPAPSDSAAPSGAVAEVLALVNKERATVGCPVLTVNAKLTKAAQDHSEDMAAHSQMSHTGSDGSDPGQRITRAGYQWRTYAENVAYGYDTAAKVMDGWMNSPGHKRNILDCNVKEIGIGLAQPGHYWTQDFGATR, from the coding sequence ATGAAGAAGCACCGTAAGAAGACGCACCAAAGGAAAATAGCCGTCGCCGTCGGAGTACTGGCCCTCGTGGCCGTCCCCACCACCGCCATGGCCTGCCTCGACCCCCAGGCGACCGGCCCGATGCGGCCCGTCGCAGCCGAGCAGCAGGGCGGTCCCTGGGACGCCGACTCCCACGGCGACCTCCATGGAGACTCCTACGGCGACCCCTACGGAGACCCTGGCGCGCAGCAGCCCGTCGAGGTCCCGGTTCAGCCCGGCGGCCCCGCCGAGATCGTCGAGCAGCCGGCCGTCCAGCCCCCGGTCGTCCAGCCGCCCGCCGAGCCGGCCGGGACCCCCGCGCCCTCGGACTCCGCGGCACCCTCCGGTGCGGTGGCCGAGGTCCTCGCGCTCGTCAACAAGGAGCGGGCCACGGTCGGGTGCCCCGTGCTGACCGTCAACGCGAAGCTGACGAAGGCCGCGCAGGACCACAGTGAGGACATGGCCGCCCACTCGCAGATGTCCCACACCGGCTCCGACGGCTCCGACCCGGGTCAGCGGATCACCCGCGCCGGGTACCAGTGGAGGACGTACGCCGAGAACGTCGCGTACGGCTACGACACCGCCGCCAAGGTCATGGACGGCTGGATGAACAGCCCGGGGCACAAGCGGAACATCCTCGACTGCAACGTCAAGGAGATCGGCATCGGCCTCGCGCAGCCCGGTCACTACTGGACACAGGACTTCGGCGCCACCCGCTGA
- a CDS encoding AMP-binding protein: protein MPSARRRPPPTWTDPARPVPEHSPRITPEPAIATTLPPAATTVPELLDARAAEHPDHLALQVVGGGELSYGRWREEALRAAVGLAAAGVGPQDRVVLRFSNARWERYAVGFLAVQYAGGVPVPVREDLSEADAAALAALAGAGTVLRDGDDEGEGEGQERVGGLPTIPGLVDLRLDDLLAAHPEPPAGPPHRVGPADPAQVIGTSGTTGAPKGVLAAHGNLTAGLDARPRRRAYAHSRYALHAFPIGTNAGQVMLLGALTAAPTLLSLPRFDADRFGGAVEKFGIGTAFLVPSMAIELVNAGTAGRYDLSSLRLVNSSAAALPVPVAAALAAALPGATLVNTYTSAEASPAQISTVVDTRRPGSLGRPANPGDLRILDADGLPLPAGQAGEVWLRQPGPPRGYLGAAAESSRVFQDGWVRMGDVGRLDPDGYLYLVDRESDVIKSGALKVSTLRIEEVLHEHPAVADAAALGLPHPVMGAVPVAVVVAGPAGLDLDELRLFLSARLSRPELPVRILLAGDLPRNPSGKVLKHRLRPLFDAPAESTGTAVAPSSPTELRLAGLWRRLLGRPVTDVAAEFFALGGDSFRAVQLATGISGEFGVRASTALVFERPSLRSQAAWLDHPDRRRNAADGGAAGEAAGEATGTETAVTPYLAALRAQPHAVALTSQQENFFRWMAEAPGRDAGAVTALFRVTDRLEPETLGRALTEAVRRHPALRTRFEAAGEGVVRAVLDEEPRVRITLTRAPGATDAEVDALLLVERDRLTDLARDPMARLLVVSRSETDHVVLVAVHHMVSDGWSVGVLLADLGVFYSALRRGRSAPPARSGPGYQELVDWANAHWPASRAHFQAALAGAPEAVEQFAGRRAVDEVLTQAHEFEVPAALAEALRARAAELGATPFLAVTAAWTGLLASRSGRPDLVVMTPVPGRPRPEAERTVGCFVQSLLLRVDASGGPGFAELVDRLRAVYSEALDHQLYPFAEFSPSVPFAAWLRYEAWAAPAQLPGLACAPWELPRGSTVPWPLPGGDRGVPELTVVEQPDGGLRCWLQYNALAFDLPVITELAAEFTAALTAACG, encoded by the coding sequence ATGCCCTCAGCGAGGAGGAGGCCGCCGCCCACCTGGACTGATCCTGCCCGCCCCGTCCCTGAACACTCCCCACGAATCACACCGGAGCCCGCCATCGCCACCACCCTGCCACCCGCCGCGACGACCGTCCCGGAGCTCCTCGACGCGCGGGCCGCCGAACACCCCGACCACCTCGCGCTGCAGGTCGTCGGCGGCGGGGAACTCAGCTACGGCCGTTGGCGCGAGGAGGCGCTGCGCGCCGCCGTCGGGCTGGCCGCCGCCGGGGTCGGACCGCAGGACCGGGTGGTGCTGCGGTTCTCCAACGCCCGCTGGGAGCGGTACGCGGTCGGCTTCCTCGCCGTCCAGTACGCGGGCGGGGTACCGGTCCCGGTCCGTGAGGACCTGTCGGAGGCCGATGCCGCCGCCCTGGCCGCACTGGCCGGAGCCGGCACGGTCCTGCGGGACGGTGACGACGAGGGAGAGGGAGAGGGTCAGGAGCGCGTAGGCGGCCTGCCCACCATTCCGGGACTGGTGGACCTGCGGCTGGACGACCTGCTGGCGGCGCACCCCGAGCCGCCGGCCGGTCCGCCGCACCGGGTCGGCCCGGCCGACCCGGCCCAGGTGATCGGCACCTCCGGCACCACCGGCGCGCCCAAGGGCGTGCTCGCCGCGCACGGAAACCTGACCGCGGGCCTGGACGCCCGCCCCCGCCGCCGCGCCTACGCACACTCGCGGTACGCCCTGCACGCCTTCCCGATCGGGACCAACGCGGGCCAGGTGATGCTGCTGGGCGCGCTGACCGCCGCGCCCACGCTGCTCAGCCTGCCGCGCTTCGACGCGGACCGGTTCGGCGGCGCGGTCGAGAAGTTCGGGATCGGCACCGCCTTCCTGGTGCCCTCGATGGCGATCGAACTGGTCAACGCGGGCACCGCGGGACGGTACGACCTGAGCAGTCTGCGCCTGGTCAACTCCTCCGCCGCCGCACTGCCCGTACCGGTGGCGGCCGCGCTGGCCGCGGCGTTGCCGGGCGCGACGCTGGTCAACACCTACACCTCCGCCGAGGCCTCGCCCGCGCAGATCTCCACCGTGGTCGACACCCGCCGCCCCGGCTCGCTGGGCCGCCCGGCGAACCCCGGTGACCTCCGGATCCTCGACGCGGACGGGCTGCCGCTGCCCGCCGGGCAGGCCGGCGAGGTCTGGCTGCGCCAGCCCGGACCGCCCCGCGGCTACCTGGGGGCCGCTGCCGAGAGCTCCCGGGTGTTCCAGGACGGCTGGGTACGGATGGGCGATGTCGGCCGCCTCGACCCGGACGGCTACCTGTACCTGGTCGACCGGGAGAGCGACGTCATCAAGAGCGGTGCGCTGAAGGTTTCCACGCTGCGGATCGAGGAGGTCCTGCACGAGCACCCCGCGGTCGCCGACGCGGCCGCGCTCGGCCTCCCGCACCCCGTGATGGGCGCCGTCCCGGTGGCGGTCGTGGTGGCCGGGCCCGCCGGTCTGGACCTGGACGAGCTCCGGCTGTTCCTCAGCGCCCGGTTGAGCCGGCCCGAACTGCCGGTCCGGATCCTGCTCGCCGGCGACCTGCCCAGGAATCCGAGCGGCAAGGTGCTCAAGCACCGGCTCCGCCCGCTGTTCGACGCACCCGCGGAGTCCACCGGTACCGCGGTCGCCCCGTCCTCCCCTACGGAACTGCGGCTGGCCGGACTCTGGCGGCGCCTGCTCGGCCGGCCGGTCACCGACGTGGCGGCCGAGTTCTTCGCGCTCGGCGGCGACTCGTTCCGGGCCGTCCAGCTCGCCACCGGCATCAGCGGCGAGTTCGGGGTCCGGGCGAGCACCGCCCTGGTCTTCGAGCGGCCCTCGCTGCGCTCCCAGGCCGCTTGGCTGGACCACCCCGACCGGCGGCGGAATGCCGCTGACGGCGGGGCTGCCGGAGAAGCTGCCGGAGAAGCTACCGGGACGGAAACGGCCGTGACCCCCTACCTGGCCGCGCTCCGTGCGCAGCCGCACGCCGTCGCGCTCACCTCGCAGCAGGAGAACTTCTTCCGCTGGATGGCCGAGGCCCCCGGGCGGGACGCCGGCGCGGTGACGGCACTGTTCCGGGTCACCGACCGGCTCGAACCGGAGACCCTCGGCCGGGCGCTCACCGAGGCGGTCCGGCGCCATCCGGCGCTGCGGACCCGGTTCGAGGCGGCGGGGGAAGGCGTCGTACGGGCGGTGCTGGACGAGGAGCCCCGGGTGCGGATCACGCTGACCCGGGCCCCGGGGGCCACGGACGCGGAGGTCGACGCCCTGCTGCTGGTCGAGCGCGACCGTCTCACCGACCTGGCCCGCGACCCGATGGCGCGCCTTCTGGTGGTCAGCCGGTCGGAGACCGACCACGTGGTGCTGGTCGCGGTGCACCACATGGTCTCCGACGGCTGGTCGGTCGGTGTGCTGCTGGCCGACCTCGGGGTGTTCTACTCGGCACTGCGGCGGGGCCGGTCGGCGCCACCGGCCCGCTCGGGCCCCGGCTACCAGGAGTTGGTGGACTGGGCGAACGCGCACTGGCCGGCCTCACGGGCCCACTTCCAGGCCGCGCTGGCCGGGGCGCCGGAGGCCGTCGAGCAGTTCGCCGGCCGCCGCGCGGTGGACGAAGTGCTCACCCAGGCGCACGAGTTCGAGGTACCGGCCGCACTGGCCGAAGCCCTGCGGGCCCGGGCTGCCGAGCTGGGCGCCACTCCCTTCCTGGCCGTCACGGCGGCCTGGACCGGACTGCTGGCGAGCCGCAGCGGCCGCCCCGACCTGGTGGTGATGACCCCGGTGCCCGGCCGCCCGCGCCCGGAAGCCGAGCGGACGGTGGGCTGCTTCGTCCAGTCGCTGCTGCTGCGTGTGGACGCGAGCGGCGGACCTGGTTTCGCCGAGCTGGTAGACCGGCTGCGGGCGGTCTACAGCGAGGCACTGGACCACCAGCTGTACCCGTTCGCCGAGTTCAGTCCGTCCGTGCCCTTCGCGGCCTGGCTCCGCTACGAGGCGTGGGCCGCGCCCGCCCAACTGCCCGGCCTGGCCTGCGCACCCTGGGAACTGCCGCGCGGGAGCACCGTCCCCTGGCCGCTGCCGGGCGGCGACCGGGGGGTGCCCGAGCTGACCGTGGTCGAGCAGCCGGACGGCGGCCTGCGGTGCTGGCTGCAGTACAACGCGCTGGCCTTCGACCTCCCGGTGATCACCGAACTGGCCGCGGAGTTCACCGCGGCACTGACCGCGGCCTGCGGATGA